CTCTTTTCCTTTTATAACGAGACAGTTATCCATGGCAAAAAATATTATTATCGGCCTTCTTCTGGTGTTGCTGGCTGGCGGTGGTGGTTATTTCTATCTCGGTGGGATGGAAGGAATACAGAAATGGCGGGAGACGTCTGATGCTGAACAAAGCGAAGGCCAACCTGAACTGCGGCTCTATACCATCGAAAAGGTCCTGTTAACCCTGCCGGAGGCGGGTCAAACCCGGCTGCATCACGGCCAGCTTGATGTTGTGCTGACAAGCTTCGATCCCCAAACCGTCGCGACCCTGAAGAAACTGGATCCACTGCTGCGCAATATCATCGTCGAGACATTCTCCGACAAGACATTCGACCAGCTCAGAGAAATGAAAAATTTCAACACGCTGCAAAAGGATCTTCAGAGTGCGTTCGTGGTGGCGCTTGCCAGGTACAAGATCAACCTCGAACTGGTGGATGTGAAAATCAGTAAGATGGTCTTGCAATAACAGGTGCCGTGATGTCGATGTTTGCCACCCACGATTCCGCGCTCTTCGAACAGTTCCAGGAGCGCAAACATATTGAAAGCGATCTGCTTCGCCAGTATCTGCCGCTCGTCCACAAGCTCGTCAACCAATTGCACAGCCATGCGGGTCCCATTATGGGACGAGAAGACATG
This Citrobacter enshiensis DNA region includes the following protein-coding sequences:
- a CDS encoding flagellar basal body-associated FliL family protein, producing MAKNIIIGLLLVLLAGGGGYFYLGGMEGIQKWRETSDAEQSEGQPELRLYTIEKVLLTLPEAGQTRLHHGQLDVVLTSFDPQTVATLKKLDPLLRNIIVETFSDKTFDQLREMKNFNTLQKDLQSAFVVALARYKINLELVDVKISKMVLQ